Proteins from one uncultured Cohaesibacter sp. genomic window:
- a CDS encoding propionyl-CoA synthetase produces the protein MAAYKEVYEGWKQNPEEFWANAAKKISWYKPADKIFDANAGTYGRWFAGAECNTCYNAVDRHVNAGHGQRDAIIYDSPITGHKETYTYNDLKMQTQALAAVLLDSGVEKGDRVIIYMPMIPQAVIAMLACARIGAVHSVVFGGFAANELATRLNDAKPKAIISASCGVEPNRIVAYKPLLDEAIELATHKPEKCIVFQRKELVCDLKEGRDINYHAAIVDEIERHRVVDCVPVMATDPLYILYTSGTTGQPKGVVRDNGGHMVALQWSMEYLYGIKPGEVFWAASDVGWVVGHSYIVYAPLIYGATTIVFEGKPVGTPDAGTFWRVINEHNVVALFTAPTAFRAIKKEDPNGEFIKKYDLSMLRTLFLAGERADPDTVQWAEDMLKVPVIDHWWQTETGWAIAANPVGIERMPIVHGSPTVAMPGYDVQIVGADGHPVPANEMGNIVIKLPLAPGNLPGLWHNDERFKSSYLDEFPGYYQTGDAGYMDENGYLYIMSRTDDIINVAGHRLSTGAMEEVLAAHPDVAECAVIGIADKLKGQLPAGFVVLKSGVDRTPMDIEKELIKLVREKIGPVAAFKIAVTVDRLPKTRSGKILRGTMRAIADHEEYKMPATIDDPTILSEIEDALREHGI, from the coding sequence ATGGCAGCTTACAAGGAAGTCTATGAGGGATGGAAGCAGAATCCGGAAGAATTCTGGGCGAATGCGGCCAAGAAGATCAGCTGGTACAAACCGGCTGACAAAATTTTTGACGCGAATGCCGGTACCTATGGGCGCTGGTTTGCAGGGGCTGAATGCAACACCTGCTACAATGCGGTGGATCGCCATGTGAATGCTGGCCATGGCCAGAGAGACGCGATCATTTATGATAGTCCGATTACCGGTCACAAGGAAACATACACCTATAATGACCTGAAAATGCAGACGCAGGCACTGGCTGCGGTGTTGCTGGACAGTGGCGTGGAGAAGGGTGACCGGGTGATCATCTACATGCCGATGATCCCTCAGGCCGTGATTGCCATGCTCGCCTGCGCGCGGATTGGCGCTGTGCATTCGGTGGTGTTTGGTGGATTCGCTGCCAATGAGCTGGCCACGCGCCTCAACGACGCCAAGCCCAAGGCGATCATTTCGGCATCGTGCGGTGTGGAGCCGAACCGGATTGTTGCCTATAAACCACTGCTGGATGAAGCCATCGAGCTGGCCACGCATAAGCCCGAAAAATGCATCGTCTTCCAGCGCAAGGAACTGGTCTGCGATCTCAAGGAAGGGCGCGATATTAATTATCATGCGGCCATCGTTGATGAAATCGAACGCCATCGCGTGGTCGATTGTGTGCCAGTGATGGCAACGGACCCGCTTTACATCCTTTATACCTCCGGTACCACTGGCCAGCCCAAGGGCGTTGTGCGGGACAATGGCGGGCATATGGTCGCCTTGCAATGGAGCATGGAATATCTCTATGGCATCAAGCCCGGAGAGGTCTTCTGGGCGGCGTCTGATGTGGGCTGGGTGGTTGGCCACTCCTACATTGTCTATGCGCCACTGATCTATGGAGCGACGACGATTGTGTTTGAAGGCAAGCCGGTGGGCACGCCTGATGCGGGCACCTTCTGGCGGGTGATCAACGAGCATAATGTGGTGGCGCTGTTCACCGCGCCAACCGCTTTCCGGGCCATCAAGAAGGAAGATCCGAACGGGGAGTTCATCAAGAAATATGATCTCTCGATGTTGCGCACTCTGTTTCTTGCGGGTGAGCGGGCCGATCCGGATACGGTGCAATGGGCCGAGGACATGCTCAAGGTGCCGGTGATCGATCATTGGTGGCAGACAGAAACCGGCTGGGCGATTGCTGCCAATCCGGTCGGGATCGAGCGAATGCCGATCGTGCATGGCTCGCCGACGGTTGCCATGCCGGGCTATGATGTTCAGATCGTGGGCGCTGATGGGCATCCGGTGCCCGCCAACGAGATGGGCAATATCGTCATCAAGCTGCCACTGGCGCCGGGCAACCTGCCGGGCTTGTGGCACAATGATGAACGCTTCAAGTCCAGCTATCTGGATGAATTCCCCGGCTATTATCAGACCGGTGATGCTGGCTATATGGATGAGAATGGCTATCTTTACATCATGTCGCGCACCGATGACATCATCAATGTCGCGGGCCATCGCCTCTCGACTGGGGCGATGGAAGAGGTTCTGGCGGCTCACCCCGATGTTGCAGAATGCGCCGTGATCGGGATCGCCGACAAGCTCAAGGGGCAGTTGCCTGCCGGTTTCGTTGTTCTAAAATCCGGTGTGGATCGCACGCCGATGGATATCGAGAAGGAACTGATCAAGCTGGTGCGCGAGAAGATCGGGCCGGTGGCAGCTTTCAAGATCGCCGTGACCGTGGATCGCTTACCGAAAACCCGTTCAGGCAAGATCCTGCGTGGTACGATGCGTGCGATCGCAGACCATGAAGAATACAAGATGCCGGCAACGATTGATGATCCGACCATTCTCTCCGAAATTGAGGATGCGTTGCGTGAGCACGGGATCTGA